From the genome of Anopheles moucheti chromosome 3, idAnoMoucSN_F20_07, whole genome shotgun sequence, one region includes:
- the LOC128304498 gene encoding uncharacterized protein LOC128304498: MNLLYVCCSFLLVMVTFGEAVPVEQVEQDGAMVAMEDSLQDQQPLTLEDMVAVNDQSVMDLGEVAREKRHHRYGGYGGYGGYRGGYGGYGGYGGYGGGYGGYRGGYGYGGHHGGYGGYRRGGYY; this comes from the exons ATGAACCTGTTGTACGTCTGCTGTAGCTTCCTGCTGGTGATGGTGACATTTGGCGAAGCTGTCCCGGTGGAGCAGGTGGAACAGGACGGGGCGATGGTTGCGATGGAAGACTCGCTGCAGGATCAGCAACCACTCACGCTGGAAGACATGGTTGCGGTTAACGATCAGTCCGTGATGGATCTGGGCGAAGTGGCCCGCGAGAAGCGACACCATCGGTACGGTGGCTACGGGGGTTACGGCGG ATATCGTGGTGGATACGGTGGGTACGGAGGATACGGAGGCTATGGTGGAGGATACGGAGGCTACAGAGGTGGATACGGGTATGGTGGACACCATGGAGGATACGGAGGTTATCGTCGTGGTGGATACTACTGA
- the LOC128302430 gene encoding keratin, type II cytoskeletal 1-like translates to MKTCYSLLALALIGLAVAYPAEQQEQSPQQQDPPNPQPTVVDEEQLVPVEEGVATVPEAPETEGQRTKRHLGFGGVGIGVGIVGGGFGGFGGYPGGYGYGGGFYPGGYGYGGGFYPGFGYGGYRRYGYRYGGYGYGGGFGSPYYF, encoded by the coding sequence ATGAAGACTTGCTACAGTTTACTTGCTCTGGCCCTGATCGGCCTGGCAGTGGCTTATCCTGCGGAACAGCAGGAACAATCACCACAGCAGCAGGACCCACCTAACCCACAGCCAACCGTGGTGGACGAGGAACAGTTGGTGCCGGTAGAGGAAGGTGTCGCGACAGTTCCGGAAGCGCCAGAAACGGAAGGTCAACGAACGAAGCGTCATCTTGGATTCGGTGGCGTTGGTATTGGCGTTGGAATCGTCGGCGGTGGCTTCGGCGGCTTTGGTGGGTATCCCGGTGGATACGGATACGGGGGCGGTTTCTATCCCGGTGGATATGGTTACGGGGGTGGTTTCTATCCCGGTTTCGGATACGGTGGCTATCGGCGCTACGGATACCGGTATGGTGGATACGGATACGGCGGTGGCTTCGGAAGTCCCTACTACTTCTAA
- the LOC128302429 gene encoding shematrin-like protein 2, protein MRSVVVFLLVVLAASCHGTTTDREDIAGSKDTALATFLQPLEAKLREDQFIPERRSRELSYFGTGYSYHPYGGHHNPLYTPYSQQGIYSPYNSPAYGFGGTLNGYGGGAAGFGGFGGGNGGFLGTGVGGYPGTQFGYSGFGQGTGAYPYAGGFHVGQSPYGGYGSQLGGYYNRGLYV, encoded by the exons ATGAGATCTGTCGTGGTGTTTCTTCTCGTCGTGCTAGCTGCATCCTGCCACGGTACGACAACCGATCGTGAGGATATTGCCGGATCGAAAGACACCGCGCTGGCAACGTTCCTGCAGCCGCTGGAGGCAAAGTTACGTGAGGATCAATTCATTCCCGAACGTCGTTCCAGAGAATTAAGCTATTTTG GCACTGGCTATAGTTACCACCCGTACGGTGGCCATCACAATCCGTTGTACACGCCGTACAGTCAGCAAGGCATATACAGTCCCTACAATAGCCCGGCCTATGGTTTCGGCGGTACCCTGAACGGATACGGTGGTGGAGCTGCAGGGTTCGGTGGCTTTGGAGGTGGGAATGGTGGCTTTCTAGGCACTGGAGTTGGAGGGTACCCCGGAACGCAGTTCGGATACTCCGGGTTTGGACAGGGTACGGGAGCGTACCCTTACGCTGGTGGGTTTCATGTAGGCCAAAGTCCGTACGGTGGTTACGGCAGTCAGCTCGGAGGCTATTATAATCGAGGACTGTACGTTTGA
- the LOC128300764 gene encoding vascular endothelial growth factor receptor 1-like: MVALFVKFLPLVAIGLVHGSSVPSILISGPRIAIEFRKVELRCSTGSKDNSLQWYFSSDGSDAQYEPRIPSSSVRLSRDGATLTIRSVTNDHVGSYRCCSSETVCARLKLFVVSVTDDDSSLEPIDSAAGSAGMLDVQSHGSFSLALYHAPINAEIYIDRKPTVSFCDHFLKYARECYENRSSDTVSYYVRNATMEASGQFAIKVLHNQQLEQFRLNILIRGAPTVHMNNYNVLSSSTHINLECRGYGYPTPNITFSYTPCNPLRMDHLDGLRIKHSNESTTIPQHLARHSVFNYTTSFEVIVPSWPIENGPGIVTCQAWSSQGTSSTGTFLYVRNFLDTMLFSVVSPTDVVLYGDMVNMACQVDVYNFTNQFIVSHSGNHDSRIGERTAYAWTVMYRTYITNASQNVISCVAHNKNGSVLVKTLNLRIRYPSKPHIVSVNDTVNITIASGDRHKLECDIEGTPTPNIVWFKNDDHLRSEQGYVILISLEPDEIGATYKCIGASRLGKAIKTWHIVVEGVIKLKLDETSIRINHVSLLFQIQRSGC, translated from the exons ATGGTAGCCTTATTCGTTAAATTTCTCCCCCTAGTTGCGATCGGTCTTG TGCATGGCTCATCGGTGCCATCAATTCTTATTAGTGGCCCAAGAATAGCGATCGAATTTCGCAAGGTAGAACTAAGATGTAGCACCGGCTCAAAGGATAACAGTTTGCAGTGGTATTTTTCATCCGACGGATCCGATGCACAGTACGAG CCCCGAATCCCGTCCAGCTCCGTTCGCTTGTCGAGGGATGGGGCGACACTAACCATCCGATCGGTGACAAACGATCACGTCGGCAGTTATCGCTGCTGTTCCAGTGAAACTGTTTGTGCCAGGTTGAAACTATTCGTTGTATCTGTAACCGACGACGATTCATCGCTGGAGCCCATAGACAGTGCTGCCGGGAGCGCTGGTATGCTTGATGTCCAGAGCCATGGTAGCTTCTCACTAGCCCTTTATCACGCGCCCATCAATGCAGAAATTTACATCGATCGTAAACCCACTGTTAGCTTCTGTGATCACTTCCTAAAGTATGCTAGGGAGTGTTACGAAAATCGATCATCTGACACGGTGTCGTATTACGTGCGAAACGCGACGATGGAAGCTAGTGGACAGTTCGCCATTAAAGTTCTTCACAACCAACAGCTGGAACAATTTCGCCTGAACATCTTGATACGAG GAGCCCCTACCGTACACATGAACAATTACAATGTGCTGAGCAGTTCGACACACATCAACTTAGAGTGCCGGGGATATGGGTATCCTACACCAAACATTACCTTTTCCTATACACCATGTAATCCATTGCGCATGGATCATTTAGACGGGCTGCGGATAAAGCACTCTAACGAAAGCACAACCATTCCGCAACACCTAGCGCGC CATTCCGTGTTCAACTATACAACTAGCTTTGAAGTAATCGTACCGTCCTGGCCGATAGAAAATGGCCCCGGCATTGTTACCTGCCAGGCCTGGAGTAGCCAGGGAACGTCATCGACCGGAACATTTCTGTACGTACGCAATTTTCTCGACACAATGCTGTTTAGCGTCGTTTCTCCAACGGATGTGGTGCTGTACGGTGATATGGTGAATATGGCGTGTCAGGTGGATGTTTATAATTTCACCAACCAGTTTATTGTAAGTCACAGTGGAAATCACGACAGTCGAATAGGGGAAAGGACCGCCTATGCATGGACTGTTATGTACCGAACGTACATTACTAACGCGTCCCAAAACGTAATATCCTGTGTGGCGCACAACAAGAACGGATCGGTGCTGGTAAAAACATTGAACTTGCGGATACGATATCCTTCCAAACCACACATTGTCAGCGTAAACGATACGGTAAACATAACGATTGCATCCGGCGATCGGCACAAGCTGGAATGTGACATCGAGGGAACACCAACGCCGAATATTGTGTGGTTCAAAAATGACGACCATTTGCGAAGCGAACAAGGATATGTTATCCTCATTTCGCTCGAGCCGGACGAAATCGGAGCCACCTACAAATGTATCGGTGCAAGCCGTTTGGGCAAGGCGATCAAAACGTGGCATATTGTCGTGGAAGGTGTGATCAAGTTAAAGCTGGACGAAACATCGATACGTATTAATCACGTATCGCTTCTATTTCAGATCCAACGCAGTGGTTGCTGA
- the LOC128302428 gene encoding estradiol 17-beta-dehydrogenase 8 has protein sequence MATPLAGKLALVTGAGSGIGRATSKLLSRDGAIVIAVDRNVQAAQETVSSLNATGDNAAYEMDVSSGDSIDTVLKAVVDRYQRPPTIVINSAGITRDNFLLKMPECDFDAVINVNLKGTWLVLQRFGRAMIEHELAGSMVNVSSIVARTGNIGQSNYSPSKAGVEAMTKVVAREFGRYNIRVNAIVPGFIQTPMTGTVPQKVKDMMIMQCALRRFGNPEEIGEVAAFLASDKSSYVNGTSIEVTGG, from the exons ATGGCCACTCCATTGGCAGGAAAATTGGCACTGGTGACCG GAGCCGGCTCTGGAATTGGACGTGCTACGAGCAAACTGTTGTCCCGCGATGGTGCGATCGTCATCGCGGTCGACCGGAATGTACAGGCCGCACAGGAAACGGTATCATCACTCAATGCAACCGGTGATAATGCCGCGTACGAAATGGACGTCTCATCCGGGGATAGCATCGATACCGTGCTCAAGGCAGTGGTTGACCGCTACCAGCGTCCCCCGACGATAGTGATCAATTCCGCTGGCATTACACGCGACAACTTCCTGCTGAAGATGCCCGAATGCGATTTTGATGCGGTGATCAATGTGAATCTGAAGGGTACCTGGCTGGTACTGCAACGGTTCGGCCGTGCGATGATCGAGCACGAGTTGGCAGGTTCGATGGTAAACGTATCCTCAATCGTTGCACGCACCGGAAACATAGGCCAGTCGAACTATTCGCCCAGCAAAGCGGGTGTCGAGGCGATGACTAAGGTGGTTGCTCGCGAATTTGGCCGGTACAATATTCGTGTCAATGCGATCGTGCCCGGCTTCATCCAAACACCAATGACGGGCACAGTGCCGCAAAAGGTGAAAGACATGATGATCATGCAGTGTGCCTTGCGTCGCTTCGGCAATCCGGAGG AAATTGGGGAAGTGGCAGCGTTTTTGGCATCGGATAAAAGCAGCTACGTAAATGGTACATCTATCGAAGTAACTGGTGGTTAA